CGCTATTCGTTGTGGAATGCAGGCCTGCTGGATTAAACCCGAAAATGCCGACCTGATGCAGACGCCGGACAGCCGTTTACTGCCTCATATGGAAATTTCGCGGTTGGCATCTCTCACCTCGCTGATATAATCACCAGAAGTTCTGTATAAATTCCCAGGCATTCTGGCGGATGGCGTCATGCTTATCCGCCCTACGATAACGTAGGCCCGGTAAGCGAAGCGCCACCGGGCGTTTTTTAGTTTTCATGTTTTTTACGCGGCGGTGCCAATGGACGTTTCTTACCTGCTCGACAGCCTTAATGATAAACAGCGCGAAGCGGTGGCCGCGCCACGTAGCAACATGCTGGTGCTGGCGGGCGCGGGAAGCGGGAAAACCCGTGTACTGGTGCACCGCATCGCCTGGCTACTGAGCGTAGAAAACAATTCGCCGTATTCCATCATGGCGGTGACCTTTACCAACAAAGCGGCGGCGGAAATGCGTCATCGTATTGGCCAGTTGATGGGCACCAGCCAGGGGGGGATGTGGGTAGGGACGTTCCACGGTCTGGCGCACCGTCTGCTGCGCGCGCATCATATGGACGCTAATCTGCCGCAGGATTTCCAGATTCTCGACAGTGAAGATCAGATGCGTCTGCTTAAACGTCTGATTAAGGCGATGAATCTTGATGAGAAGCAGTGGCCGCCGCGTCAGGCGATGTGGTACATCAACAGTCAGAAAGACGAAGGACTACGCCCGCACCATATCCAAAGCTACGGCAATCCGGTGGAGCAGACCTGGCAGAAGGTGTATCAGGCCTATCAGGAAGCGTGCGATCGCGCTGGCCTGGTGGATTTCGCTGAGCTACTGCTGCGCGCTCATGAACTATGGCTGAACAAGCCGCATATCCTGCAGCACTATCGCGAGCGATTTACTAATATCCTGGTGGACGAATTCCAGGATACCAACAACATTCAGTACGCCTGGGTTCGTCTGCTGGCGGGCGATACCGGTAAAGTGATGATTGTCGGCGACGATGACCAGTCGATCTACGGCTGGCGTGGAGCGCAGGTAGAAAATATTCAGCGCTTCCTCAATGATTTTCCCGGCGCGCAGACTATCCGTCTGGAACAGAACTACCGTTCAACCAGCAACATTCTTAGCGCGGCGAACGCTCTGATTGAGAATAACAACGGGCGCCTGGGTAAAAAGCTGTGGACCGATGGCGTTGACGGCGAGCCGATTTCGCTCTATTGCGCCTTTAACGAACTGGATGAAGCGCGCTTTGTGGTTAACCGCATCAAAACCTGGCAGGACAACGGCGGCGCGCTTGCGCAATGCGCCATCCTTTATCGTAGCAACGCCCAGTCGCGCGTACTGGAAGAGGCGTTGTTGCAGGCCAGTATGCCGTACCGTATTTATGGCGGTATGCGCTTCTTCGAGCGCCAGGAAATTAAAGATGCACTCTCTTATCTGCGTTTGATTGCCAACCGCAACGACGATGCGGCGTTTGAAAGGGTGGTGAATACCCCGACGCGTGGTATCGGCGATCGTACGCTTGATGTGGTGCGTCAGACCTCGAGTGACCGCCAGCTAACGTTGTGGCAGGCTTGCCGCGAACTGCTACAGGAGAAGGCGCTGGCTGGACGTGCAGCCAGCGCGCTACAACGCTTTATGGAGCTTGTCGACGCCCTGGCGCAAGAGACTGCTGACATGCCGCTGCATGTGCAGACCGACCGGGTGATCAAAGACTCTGGCCTGCGTACCATGTACGAGCAAGAGAAAGGTGAAAAAGGCCAGACCCGTATCGAAAACTTAGAGGAGCTGGTGACAGCAACGCGCCAGTTTAGCTACAACGAAGAAGATGAAGACCTGATGCCGTTACAGGCGTTTCTTTCCCATGCGGCGCTGGAGGCGGGCGAAGGACAGGCGGATACCTGGCAGGATGCGGTGCAGCTCATGACATTGCATTCGGCAAAAGGACTGGAGTTTCCGCAGGTCTTTATCGTTGGGATGGAAGAAGGGATGTTTCCCAGCCAGATGTCGCTGGATGAAGGGGGACGTCTGGAAGAGGAGCGTCGCCTGGCCTACGTCGGCGTTACGCGCGCCATGCAGAAGCTGACCTTAACCTATGCCGAAACCCGTCGTCTGTACGGCAAAGAGGTTTACCATCGCCCGTCGCGCTTTATCGGCGAGCTGCCGGAGGAGTGTGTGGAAGAGGTGCGTTTGCGCGCCACTGTCAGCCGCCCGGTGAGCCATCAGCGACTGGGAACGCCGCTGGCGGAAAACGATACGGGGTATAAGCTCGGGCAGCGGGTGCGTCACGCGAAGTTCGGCGAAGGGACTATTGTTAACCTGGAGGGCAGCGGTGAGCACAGTCGTCTGCAGGTCGCCTTCCAGGGGCAGGGCATCAAATGGTTAGTGGCCGCGTATGCGAAACTGGAAACGGTCTGATCGAATCACATATTGCCGGGTGGCGATGCTGGTGCGTGTTAGCCGGCCTACGAGTTGGTTAACATTTTGATTCATAGGCCGGATAAGGCGTTTACGCCGCCATCCGACGTGAATGATTACCTGATGGTGCTGCGCTTATCAGGCCGACAGTTTTGTACCTGTAATCTCTCACTTAATAGTCTGAAATCATAGATAAATCCCTTCTCTCTGCTAACCTTTCTGCATAAGGGGAAATTATTGCTTTTTCGCGTTTCGTTGCGTGTTGACGGCAAATTTTTGCTGGCGTAACATGCGCGCAAGATTACGCTAAGAGGACATTCGCCTTGGACACACCCAGTAGATACTGGCTCATTATCCTGTCATCCAGGATCAACTCCTAAGGCTATCCCTTTTTGCTGATAGCCTTAGCGGTTGTCAGCGACCTTTCATTTTTCCCGTCGCGTTGAGTCAGGCTGTTTAATGGTCTGAAACCCAATTTGTTTCTGTGTGCCCATCTGAACTGTCCGATATTTTTACGCATTGGGAGTCCCGGTCATGCTGAGCGCATTTCAACTGGAAAAAAACCGACTGACCCGGCTGGAAGTCGAGGAGTCACAAACCCTGATTGATGCCGTATGGATCGATCTGGTCGAACCGGACGATGACGAGCGATTGCGCGTGCAGTCTGAGCTGGGCCAAAGTCTGGCGACACGTCCTGAACTGGAAGATATCGAAGCCTCTGCGCGCTTCTTTGAAGATGAAGATGGGCTACACATTCACTCCTTCTTTTTCTTCGAAGATGCGGAGGATCACGCCGGTAACTCCACTGTGGCATTCACTATTCGCGATGGGCGTCTGTTTACGCTGCGTGAGCGCGAACTACCCGCCTTCCGTTTGTATCGTATGCGCGCCCGTAGCCAGGCGATGATTGACGGTAATGCTTACGAATTACTGCTCGATCTGTTTGAAACTAAAATCGAACAACTGGCGGATGAAATTGAAAACATCTATAGCGATCTGGAAAAACTGAGCCGCGTGATTATGGAAGGGCATCAGGGAGATGAATACGACGAAGCGCTTTCCACACTGGCGGAGCTGGAAGATATCGGCTGGAAGGTTCGCCTGTGTTTGATGGATACCCAGCGCGCGCTAAACTTCCTGGTGCGCAAGGCACGTTTGCCGGGCGGACAGTTGGAGCAGGCACGCGAGATTCTACGAGATATCGAATCCCTGCTACCGCATAACGAATCACTGTTTCAGAAAGTAAACTTCCTGATGCAGGCGGCAATGGGGTTTATTAACATTGAGCAGAACCGGATTATCAAGATTTTCTCGGTGGTCTCTGTGGTCTTCCTGCCGCCAACGCTGGTGGCTTCCAGCTACGGCATGAACTTTGAGTTCATGCCGGAACTGAAGTGGAGCTTTGGCTATCCCGGTGCGATTATTTTTATGATCCTTGCCGGGCTGGCACCGTATCTCTACTTTAAGCGTAAGAACTGGCTGTGATTTTAATGCCGCCGGATGGTGTTTCGCTTATCCGGCCTACCGTTCCAGCAGAACGCCGAGTCATAGTGGTAGTTCATTTCAGCTACCGCTATGCTTTATGGATGGAAAACTCTCTCTATTTGTTTCTCGGGCGTTAACTGGAACTCATGCTCGCCATCAATAACGGTTACACCAAAAGTAGTATTACTATTGGAATACTCATCAACGATTAATAAATAGTCTTTCACAATACAATCAGCATCATCCTTAATGGTCGGAAAGCAATATAAATCTTCATACGGCCCATCGTGATAATTTTTAGCATTAGTAAAGCCGTTGCCAATATCTATTACATAATAGCGAAACCAGTCCTGATCCAGTAAATGGTATTTTCTCTTAAATTCTTCCCTGTGCGTCAGGTACCACCTGATTTTATCTCTGTCAGTCCACGGCAGATGATCCACAACCAGAAACACTGTCGAGCCAAAATCTGAATAGGCATACAGAATTTTAACCGGCCGCAGGGTCCACAGATTATAGGTCCCGGCCAGCAAGAATAAACACAGCGCTATTTTTTTACATTTATTTTTCATCAGTAAGCGCCGATTCTGGTGACGGTATTAAAATTTGTGAAAAAAGGTTTAAAGGCAAAATCTTTGTGCCGCTGTAAAAAGAACCATATGCGGAAAAAACGAAATTCGCGATAAAAGTTATTCTTGATATCGGCAACATCCAGCCCAAAATGATCCTGCGCAGCGAAATGTAGCGTAGCGCTCCAGCCCATGGCGTACTTCTGAATATTCGTGAGGGTTATCTTTTGCGCAGCAATATCGTGAACGCAGATCCCCAGTCCATTGATTCTGTCCTCCAGATTATTAAATTTAGCGAGATGTGAACTAAGCAAGTTTGTTTTGATTCCATGCAATATTACAGGTAAATAGATTTGTCTTATGTTTTTTTTAAATTCCATCTGAATGTAGTCTTTAATTATAAAAAGAGGGCTGTCTTTTATATTCTTATTTACTCTTTTATGAAAGGCGGAATTTAGTTGCTGGCTATAAAATGCGCTGCCATTTCCATATCTGAAATGTCTGATGAGTTCATCTATTAGTGTTTGATATTCACCATAGAATGAAAACATTTTTGCCAGTTCTTTCATTTCTGTGAATAGAATATCGACACATTCATCGTGAGATATTTCTCTGCCGAGGTTTGTTAAGCTAAACACGCCATCTACCATGTAAGGTCTGGGAAAATCATAATATATAAGGCGATAAGGATCGACTTTTTCTGATATGTCATTCAGGCCGAGCGCCAGAAGCTCTTCTTCTCCCATGTCGCCACATTGCATGTCACCGGCAGAATTATCGTTGAAGCGTGTGACGGGTTCAAAGAGGGTATAAGGGAGATACATTGATGAATTGAACATATGAGTAATTTCCATTTATCTGATTAATAATCAGTGACTTATCGATTGCTGCGGATGAATGTTACAAGAAAGGGATGGCAGAAAAGTGGCTTCGCTTCACACCTCTTTATGAACTATTAAATCAGGATTGTTACTTCAGGTTGAGTTAAAAGCAGGCGCTACGCCTTATCAGGCCTACGGGATTGGTAGGCCTGTTAAGCAAACCGCAATCACAATCCTTTACGCGTTCTGCGCTGGGTATACAGCGCATCCATCACAAAAATCGCCAGCGCGACCCAGATAAACCCGAACGTCACCATCTTATCCGCGCCCGGATGTTCATCATAAAAGGTGACTGCCAGCAGGAACATCAGCGTTGGGCCAATGTACTGGAAGAAGCCTAGCGTTGAGAGGCGCAGACGCGTTGCCGCGCCGGTGAAGCACAGCAGCGGAATGGTGGTGACGACGCCGGCAGCAATCAACAGCAGGTTTAATGACAGGGGATTCTGCCCCATATGACTGGTGGCGCTATCGGCAATGCCGAACAAATAGATCGCGGCTATCGGCAGCAGCCATAGCGTTTCGAACAACATGCCGGTTTGCGCTTCTACGGCAATTTTCTTGCGTACCAGTCCATAAAAGGCGAAGCTAAACGCCAGTCCTAAGGCAATAACAGGCAATGAACCGAAGGTCCAGAGCTGCACCAGAACCCCGCATCCCGCCAGTAGCACGGCCAGCCACTGCATACGTCGGAATCGCTCACCGAGAAAAATCATCCCCAGCAGGATATTCACCAGCGGGTTAATAAAGTAACCGAGGCTGGCTTCCAGCATATGATGGTTATTCACAGCCCAGATAAAAAGCAGCCAGTTGCCGCCTATCAGCACTGCCGACAGCGCCAGCAGAAAAATTTTCTTTGGTGTTTTCAGCAGCGTTTTAACGCCTGACCACTGGCGGCTGACGCTCATCAGCGCCACCATAAAAAAGAATGACCAGATTACGCGGTGGGTGAGGATTTCATCCGCCGGAACGTAATAAATTAGCTTGAAGTAGGCGGGGGCGATCCCCCAGATAAAATAGGCAGCAAGAGCGAGTAATACGCCCTGCCGCGTTTGTTTTGCATCCATCCGGAAAACTCGTATCTGAAGTGTAACAACAGTTTACCTGCTTTTATCCCACCATATAAGTGGCGGTAGCGCTGGCGATGTACAGCTGATCTTCATTGTGTAATTCCACGCGGGCGACGGCCACTTTATTACCGGCGCGCAGCAGGCTACTGGTAGCCGTAAAGCGATTGCCTCTCCCCGGCCGCAGATAATCGACGCGCAGGTCAATTGTCCCCATCCGTGACAGGCGTTGGCGTAATTCATCTTCGCTAATCGTTTCGTGTCGGGTCAGAGTACTGCCGACGCATACCAACCCGGCGGCGACATCCAGCGCCGAGGCGATGACGCCTCCGTGCAGGATACTCTGCGCCCAGTTGCCGACCATCATCGGTTGATTATTGAATCCCAACTGGGCAAACGCTTTTTCGTAGCGCTCCAGCTCCAGCCCTAATGCCCGGTTAAAAGGCATATGGTAGACAAACATTTCGCCCACTAATTTCAGCGCTTGTTCAGCAGTAAGTACGGCAGACATAAATTTCTGGCATCTCGTCAGTTAATAAAATGTTGATATTATGCTTCTTAATTGTTGTTTTCCACTTTAAGAACGGATAACTAACGTCCAGGTGTGTAAATATGTAAAAATGGTTGGCAGAAAATGATACGTGCTGAAAATATTTCGTCAGGAGAAGAGCAAGAATGCGGGCGATTCTGAATTGGTTGTTGCCAGCCACCTTACTGCCAGTGGCAGCATATGCGCAAGAAGCGACGGTGAAAGAAGTTCATGATGCGCCTGCAGTGCGGGGGAGCATTATCGCTAACATGCTGCAGGAGCATGATAATCCTTTTACGCTTTACCCTTATGACACGAATTACTTGATCTACACCTATACCAGCGATCTAAACAAAGAGGCCATTCGTACCTATAACTGGTCAGAAAACGCGCGCAAAGATGAAGTGAAATTTCAGCTTAGCCTGGCGTTCCCGCTCTGGCGCGGTATCTTAGGGGATAATTCCGTGCTGGGCGCTTCCTATACACAGAAATCCTGGTGGCAGCTTTCAAACAGTAAAGAGTCTGCGCCGTTTCGTGAAACCAACTACGAACCGCAGCTTTTTCTCGGTTTTGCTACAGATTATCGTTTTGCCGGCTGGACATTACGCGATGTGGAGATGGGCTACAACCACGACTCTAACGGGCGATCTGACCCTACCTCGCGTAGCTGGAACCGACTGTATACACGCCTGATGGCCGAAAATGGCAACTGGCTGGTAGAGGTCAAACCGTGGTACGTAATTGGCAGTACCGATGATAACCCGGACATCACCAAATATATGGGTTATTACCAGCTTAAAATTGGTTATCACCTGGGCGAGGCAGTGTTAAGCGCCAAAGGCCAGTACAACTGGAATACCGGCTATGGTGGCGCGGAGCTTGGCTTAAGCTACCCTGTTACCAAACATGTTCGCCTTTATACCCAGGTGTACAGCGGTTATGGCGAATCGCTGATCGACTATAATTTTAATCAGACACGTGTTGGCGTCGGCGTGATGCTTAACGATATCTTCTGATTAATGATTGTGTTTTAAACATTGCAGTTTCTGTCGCAGGCGCTGAAAATAGCGCCTGTTTTGATTTCTGGCATATGGGGTTAATGTGGCGCAGGCGGAAGTGTTGAATCTGGAGTCAGGGGCTAAACGGGTTTTGCAGGAAACCTTTGGCTACCAACAGTTTCGCCCGGGCCAGGAAGCGATTATTGATACCGCGCTCTCCGGTCGCGACTGCCTGGTCGTCATGCCCACCGGGGGCGGAAAATCCCTGTGTTACCAAATCCCCGCATTGTTGCTGGACGGGTTGACCGTCGTCGTTTCGCCGTTGATCTCGTTGATGAAAGATCAGGTCGATCAATTGCTGGCGAACGGCGTGGCGGCAGCATGTCTGAACTCCACCCAAAGTCGCGAGCAGCAGCTTGAGGTGATGGCGGGGTGCCGTACCGGACAGATTCGTCTGCTGTATATTGCGCCGGAACGTCTGATGCTGGACAACTTTCTCGATCATCTGGCGCACTGGAATCCGGTTTTGTTAGCCGTAGATGAAGCGCACTGTATCTCGCAGTGGGGGCATGACTTCCGTCCGGAATATGCGGCTCTCGGACAGCTTCGCCAGCGTTTTCCCGCTTTGCCATTTATGGCATTGACCGCCACCGCCGACGACACCACGCGCCTGGATATTATTCGCCTGCTTGGACTTAACGATCCATTAATCCAGATCAGTAGTTTTGACCGGCCGAATATCCGCTATATGCTGATGGAGAAATTTAAGCCGCTCGACCAGCTCATGCGCTATGTCCAGGAACAACGCGGTAAGTCCGGTATCATCTACTGTAACAGCCGGGCGAAAGTGGAAGATACCGCTGCGCGCCTGCAAAGCCGCGGCATTAGCGCGGCGGCGTATCATGCGGGGCTCGAAAACGCTATTCGCGCCGATGTGCAGGAAAAATTTCAGCGCGACGATCTGCAAATCGTGGTCGCGACCGTCGCTTTCGGAATGGGGATTAATAAACCTAACGTACGTTTCGTCGTGCATTTCGATATCCCGCGTAATATTGAATCCTACTATCAGGAAACGGGCCGCGCCGGACGCGACGGACTGCCTGCGGAAGCCATGCTATTTTACGATCCGGCTGATATGGCCTGGCTACGTCGTTGTCTGGAAGAGAAACCAGCCGGACAGCTTCAGGATATTGAACGGCATAAACTGAATGCGATGGGTGCCTTCGCCGAAGCGCAAACTTGTCGTCGCCTGGTGCTGCTGAACTATTTCGGTGAAGGACGTCAGGAACCGTGTGGTAACTGCGATATCTGTCTCGATCCACCTAAACAATACGATGGCTTAAACGATGCGCAAATTGCGCTTTCTACCATTGGCCGGGTTAACCAGCGTTTTGGCATGGGCTACGTGGTGGAGGTGATCCGCGGCGCGAATAACCAGCGCATCCGCGATTTTGGCCATGATAAACTCAAGGTATATGGCATGGGTCGCGAAAAGAGCCATGAGCACTGGGTAAGCGTGATTCGCCAGCTTATTCATCTGGGTCTGGTGACGCAAAATATTGCGCAGCACTCCGCGTTACAACTGACGGATGCCGCGCGTCCGGTACTGCGTGGAGACGTTCCGCTGAAGCTCGCTGTGCCGCGCATCGTCGCCCTCAAACCCCGCGTGATGCAGAAGTCGTTCGGCGGTAATTACGATCGCAAATTATTCGCTAAGTTGCGCAAACTGCGTAAAGCCATCGCTGATGAAGAGAATATCCCGCCGTATGTGGTCTTTAACGACGCCACGTTGATAGAGATGGCGGAACAGATGCCCGTTTCCGCCAGCGAGATGTTGAGCGTTAACGGGGTTGGGATGCGCAAACTGGAGCGTTTTGGCAAAGAATTCATGGCGCTCATCCGCGCGCATGTCGATGGTGATGACGAAGAGTAGTCAGGCTGGCAAAAAAATGCCAGGATGGTAACTCCCTCAACTATTTTCCCGCGAGTCATTTTTATGATGATGCTCTTTTTCACCGTGGCAATGGTGCATATCGTTGCGCTAATGAGCCCCGGCCCCGACTTTTTCTTCGTGTCCCAGACTGCCGTCAGCCGCTCACGTAAAGAGGCGATGATGGGCGTACTGGGTATTACCTGCGGCGTAATGGTATGGGCGGGCGTGGCGCTGCTTGGCTTGCATCTCATTATCGAAAAAATGGCCTGGCTGCACACTATTATTATGGTAGGCGGCGGTTTATATCTGTGCTGGATGGGCTATCAAATGCTGCGTGGCGCGCTGAAAAAACAGGATGCGACGGCACCGTCTCCGCACGTTGAACTGGCGCAGAGTGGCCGCAGTTTTCTCAAAGGGTTGCTGACC
The Salmonella bongori NCTC 12419 DNA segment above includes these coding regions:
- the yigI gene encoding acyl-CoA thioesterase YigI encodes the protein MSAVLTAEQALKLVGEMFVYHMPFNRALGLELERYEKAFAQLGFNNQPMMVGNWAQSILHGGVIASALDVAAGLVCVGSTLTRHETISEDELRQRLSRMGTIDLRVDYLRPGRGNRFTATSSLLRAGNKVAVARVELHNEDQLYIASATATYMVG
- the ysgD gene encoding YsgD/CorL family protein; this encodes MDTPSRYWLIILSSRINS
- a CDS encoding DUF943 family protein — translated: MKNKCKKIALCLFLLAGTYNLWTLRPVKILYAYSDFGSTVFLVVDHLPWTDRDKIRWYLTHREEFKRKYHLLDQDWFRYYVIDIGNGFTNAKNYHDGPYEDLYCFPTIKDDADCIVKDYLLIVDEYSNSNTTFGVTVIDGEHEFQLTPEKQIERVFHP
- the pldA gene encoding phospholipase A; the protein is MRAILNWLLPATLLPVAAYAQEATVKEVHDAPAVRGSIIANMLQEHDNPFTLYPYDTNYLIYTYTSDLNKEAIRTYNWSENARKDEVKFQLSLAFPLWRGILGDNSVLGASYTQKSWWQLSNSKESAPFRETNYEPQLFLGFATDYRFAGWTLRDVEMGYNHDSNGRSDPTSRSWNRLYTRLMAENGNWLVEVKPWYVIGSTDDNPDITKYMGYYQLKIGYHLGEAVLSAKGQYNWNTGYGGAELGLSYPVTKHVRLYTQVYSGYGESLIDYNFNQTRVGVGVMLNDIF
- the corA gene encoding magnesium/cobalt transporter CorA — protein: MLSAFQLEKNRLTRLEVEESQTLIDAVWIDLVEPDDDERLRVQSELGQSLATRPELEDIEASARFFEDEDGLHIHSFFFFEDAEDHAGNSTVAFTIRDGRLFTLRERELPAFRLYRMRARSQAMIDGNAYELLLDLFETKIEQLADEIENIYSDLEKLSRVIMEGHQGDEYDEALSTLAELEDIGWKVRLCLMDTQRALNFLVRKARLPGGQLEQAREILRDIESLLPHNESLFQKVNFLMQAAMGFINIEQNRIIKIFSVVSVVFLPPTLVASSYGMNFEFMPELKWSFGYPGAIIFMILAGLAPYLYFKRKNWL
- a CDS encoding YPO3983 family protein, producing the protein MTHMFNSSMYLPYTLFEPVTRFNDNSAGDMQCGDMGEEELLALGLNDISEKVDPYRLIYYDFPRPYMVDGVFSLTNLGREISHDECVDILFTEMKELAKMFSFYGEYQTLIDELIRHFRYGNGSAFYSQQLNSAFHKRVNKNIKDSPLFIIKDYIQMEFKKNIRQIYLPVILHGIKTNLLSSHLAKFNNLEDRINGLGICVHDIAAQKITLTNIQKYAMGWSATLHFAAQDHFGLDVADIKNNFYREFRFFRIWFFLQRHKDFAFKPFFTNFNTVTRIGAY
- the recQ gene encoding ATP-dependent DNA helicase RecQ; this encodes MAQAEVLNLESGAKRVLQETFGYQQFRPGQEAIIDTALSGRDCLVVMPTGGGKSLCYQIPALLLDGLTVVVSPLISLMKDQVDQLLANGVAAACLNSTQSREQQLEVMAGCRTGQIRLLYIAPERLMLDNFLDHLAHWNPVLLAVDEAHCISQWGHDFRPEYAALGQLRQRFPALPFMALTATADDTTRLDIIRLLGLNDPLIQISSFDRPNIRYMLMEKFKPLDQLMRYVQEQRGKSGIIYCNSRAKVEDTAARLQSRGISAAAYHAGLENAIRADVQEKFQRDDLQIVVATVAFGMGINKPNVRFVVHFDIPRNIESYYQETGRAGRDGLPAEAMLFYDPADMAWLRRCLEEKPAGQLQDIERHKLNAMGAFAEAQTCRRLVLLNYFGEGRQEPCGNCDICLDPPKQYDGLNDAQIALSTIGRVNQRFGMGYVVEVIRGANNQRIRDFGHDKLKVYGMGREKSHEHWVSVIRQLIHLGLVTQNIAQHSALQLTDAARPVLRGDVPLKLAVPRIVALKPRVMQKSFGGNYDRKLFAKLRKLRKAIADEENIPPYVVFNDATLIEMAEQMPVSASEMLSVNGVGMRKLERFGKEFMALIRAHVDGDDEE
- the rhtC gene encoding threonine export protein RhtC, with translation MMMLFFTVAMVHIVALMSPGPDFFFVSQTAVSRSRKEAMMGVLGITCGVMVWAGVALLGLHLIIEKMAWLHTIIMVGGGLYLCWMGYQMLRGALKKQDATAPSPHVELAQSGRSFLKGLLTNLSNPKAIIYFGSVFSLFVGDNVGAAARWGIFALITLETLAWFTVVASLFALPKMRRGYQRLAKWIDGFAGALFAGFGIHLIISR
- the uvrD gene encoding DNA helicase II is translated as MDVSYLLDSLNDKQREAVAAPRSNMLVLAGAGSGKTRVLVHRIAWLLSVENNSPYSIMAVTFTNKAAAEMRHRIGQLMGTSQGGMWVGTFHGLAHRLLRAHHMDANLPQDFQILDSEDQMRLLKRLIKAMNLDEKQWPPRQAMWYINSQKDEGLRPHHIQSYGNPVEQTWQKVYQAYQEACDRAGLVDFAELLLRAHELWLNKPHILQHYRERFTNILVDEFQDTNNIQYAWVRLLAGDTGKVMIVGDDDQSIYGWRGAQVENIQRFLNDFPGAQTIRLEQNYRSTSNILSAANALIENNNGRLGKKLWTDGVDGEPISLYCAFNELDEARFVVNRIKTWQDNGGALAQCAILYRSNAQSRVLEEALLQASMPYRIYGGMRFFERQEIKDALSYLRLIANRNDDAAFERVVNTPTRGIGDRTLDVVRQTSSDRQLTLWQACRELLQEKALAGRAASALQRFMELVDALAQETADMPLHVQTDRVIKDSGLRTMYEQEKGEKGQTRIENLEELVTATRQFSYNEEDEDLMPLQAFLSHAALEAGEGQADTWQDAVQLMTLHSAKGLEFPQVFIVGMEEGMFPSQMSLDEGGRLEEERRLAYVGVTRAMQKLTLTYAETRRLYGKEVYHRPSRFIGELPEECVEEVRLRATVSRPVSHQRLGTPLAENDTGYKLGQRVRHAKFGEGTIVNLEGSGEHSRLQVAFQGQGIKWLVAAYAKLETV
- the rarD gene encoding EamA family transporter RarD, producing MDAKQTRQGVLLALAAYFIWGIAPAYFKLIYYVPADEILTHRVIWSFFFMVALMSVSRQWSGVKTLLKTPKKIFLLALSAVLIGGNWLLFIWAVNNHHMLEASLGYFINPLVNILLGMIFLGERFRRMQWLAVLLAGCGVLVQLWTFGSLPVIALGLAFSFAFYGLVRKKIAVEAQTGMLFETLWLLPIAAIYLFGIADSATSHMGQNPLSLNLLLIAAGVVTTIPLLCFTGAATRLRLSTLGFFQYIGPTLMFLLAVTFYDEHPGADKMVTFGFIWVALAIFVMDALYTQRRTRKGL